A single window of Helicobacter pylori NCTC 11637 = CCUG 17874 = ATCC 43504 = JCM 12093 DNA harbors:
- the ftsH gene encoding ATP-dependent zinc metalloprotease FtsH, with amino-acid sequence MKPTNEPKKPFFQSPVILAVLGGILLIFFLRSFNSDGSFSDNFLASSTKNVSYHEIKQLISNNEVENVSIGQTLIKASHKEGNNRVIYIAKRVPDLTLVPLLDEKKINYSGFSESNFFTDMLGWLMPILVILGLWMFMANRMQKNMGGGIFGMGSAKKLINAEKPNVRFNDMAGNEEAKEEVVEIVDFLKYPERYANLGAKIPKGVLLVGPPGTGKTLLAKAVAGEAHVPFFSMGGSSFIEMFVGLGASRVRDLFETAKKQAPSIIFIDEIDAIGKSRAAGGVVSGNDEREQTLNQLLAEMDGFGSENAPVIVLAATNRPEILDPALMRPGRFDRQVLVDKPDFNGRVEILKVHIKGVKLANDVNLQEVAKLTAGLAGADLANIINEAALLAGRNNQKEVRQQHLKEAVERGIAGLEKKSRRISPKEKKIVAYHESGHAVISEMTKGSARVNKVSIIPRGMAALGYTLNTPEENKYLMQKHELIAEIDVLLGGRAAEDVFLEEISTGASNDLERATDIIKGMVSYYGMSSVSGLMVLEKQRNAFLGGGYGSSREFSEKTAEEMDLFIKNLLEERYKHVKQTLSDYREAIEIMVKELFDKEVITGERVREIISEYETANNLESRLIPLEEQAS; translated from the coding sequence ATGAAACCAACGAACGAACCTAAAAAACCTTTTTTTCAAAGTCCCGTTATCCTTGCGGTTCTTGGAGGGATTTTACTCATCTTTTTTCTACGCTCTTTCAATTCTGATGGCAGTTTTTCGGACAATTTCTTAGCTTCTAGCACTAAAAATGTGAGCTATCATGAAATCAAACAGCTCATCAGCAATAATGAAGTGGAAAATGTGAGTATCGGTCAAACTTTGATCAAAGCCAGCCATAAAGAGGGCAACAATCGTGTGATTTATATCGCTAAACGAGTGCCTGATCTAACCTTAGTGCCTTTGTTAGACGAGAAAAAAATCAATTATTCTGGTTTTAGCGAGTCTAACTTTTTTACCGACATGTTAGGGTGGCTCATGCCTATTTTAGTGATTTTAGGGCTATGGATGTTTATGGCAAACCGCATGCAAAAAAATATGGGTGGGGGTATTTTTGGCATGGGGAGCGCGAAAAAACTCATTAACGCTGAAAAACCCAATGTGCGTTTTAATGACATGGCAGGCAATGAAGAAGCCAAAGAAGAGGTGGTAGAAATCGTAGATTTCTTAAAATACCCTGAACGATACGCTAATTTAGGGGCTAAAATCCCTAAAGGCGTGTTATTAGTAGGGCCTCCAGGAACGGGTAAAACCCTTTTAGCCAAAGCGGTGGCCGGCGAAGCGCATGTGCCGTTTTTCTCTATGGGAGGGAGTAGTTTTATTGAAATGTTTGTGGGCTTAGGGGCAAGCAGGGTTAGGGATTTATTTGAAACCGCTAAAAAACAAGCCCCTAGCATCATTTTTATTGATGAAATTGATGCCATAGGTAAAAGCCGAGCGGCTGGAGGCGTAGTGAGCGGGAACGATGAAAGAGAGCAAACCTTAAACCAGCTCTTAGCTGAAATGGATGGTTTTGGGAGCGAAAACGCGCCTGTGATTGTCTTAGCTGCAACGAACCGCCCTGAAATCTTAGACCCGGCCTTAATGCGTCCAGGGCGCTTTGACAGGCAGGTTTTAGTGGATAAGCCTGATTTTAATGGCAGGGTAGAAATCTTAAAAGTGCATATTAAAGGCGTGAAACTCGCTAATGATGTGAATTTGCAAGAAGTCGCCAAACTCACCGCAGGGCTTGCAGGAGCGGATTTAGCGAATATCATCAATGAAGCCGCGCTTTTAGCAGGAAGAAACAACCAAAAAGAAGTCAGGCAACAGCATTTAAAAGAAGCGGTTGAAAGAGGGATTGCAGGGTTAGAAAAGAAAAGCAGGCGCATCAGCCCTAAAGAAAAGAAAATCGTCGCTTATCATGAAAGCGGGCATGCCGTGATTTCTGAAATGACTAAAGGGAGCGCTAGGGTGAATAAAGTTTCTATCATTCCAAGGGGCATGGCGGCTTTAGGCTACACCCTTAACACGCCTGAAGAAAACAAATACTTGATGCAAAAACACGAACTCATCGCTGAAATTGATGTGCTTTTAGGCGGGAGGGCGGCTGAAGATGTCTTTTTGGAAGAAATTTCTACCGGTGCGAGCAACGATTTAGAAAGAGCGACTGATATTATTAAAGGCATGGTGAGTTACTACGGCATGAGCAGTGTCAGTGGGCTTATGGTGTTAGAAAAACAGCGGAACGCCTTTTTAGGAGGTGGTTATGGAAGCAGTAGGGAATTTAGCGAAAAGACCGCAGAAGAAATGGATCTTTTCATTAAAAACTTGCTAGAAGAACGCTATAAACATGTCAAACAAACCTTAAGCGACTATAGAGAAGCGATTGAGATCATGGTCAAAGAATTGTTTGACAAAGAAGTCATTACAGGCGAAAGAGTGCGTGAAATCATCAGCGAATACGAGACCGCCAATAATTTAGAAAGCCGTTTGATCCCTTTAGAAGAGCAAGCGAGTTAA
- the copA gene encoding copper-translocating P-type ATPase CopA: MKESFYIEGMTCTACSSGIERSLGRKSFVKKIEVNLLNKSANIEFNENETNLDEIFKLIEKLGYSPKKTLAEEKKEFFSPNVKLALAVIFTLFVVYLSMGAMLSPSLLPESLLTINNHSNFLNACLQLIGTLIVMHLGRDFYIQGFKALWHRQPNMSSLIAIGTSATLISSLWQLYFVYTSQRSYGHYYFESVCVILMFVMVGKRIENVSKDKALDAMQALIKNAPKTALKMQNNQQIEVLVDSIVVGDILKVLPGSAIAVDGEIIEGEGELDESMLSGEALPVYKKVGDKVFSGTFNSHTSFLMKATQNNKNSTLSQIVEMIHNAQSSKAEISRLADKVSSVFVPSVIAIAILAFVVWLIIAPKPDFWWNFGIALEVFVSVLVISCPCALGLATPMSILVANQKASSLGLFFKDAKSLEKARLVNTIVFDKTGTLTNGKPVVKSVHSNIELLELLSLALSIEKSSEHVIAKGIVEYAKERNAPLKEMSGVKVKTGFGISAKTDYQGAKEIIKVGNSEFFNPINTLEIQENGILVFVGRVINEKEDELLGAFVLEDLPKKGVKEHIAQIKNLGINTFLLSGDNRENVKKCVLELGIDGYISNAKPQDKLNKIKELKEKGQIVMMVGDGLNDAPSLAMSDVAVVMAKGSDVSVQAADIVSFNNDIKSVYSAIKLSQATIKNIKENLFWAFCYNSVFIPLACGVLYKANIMLSPAIAGLAMSLSSVSVVLNSQRLRNFKIKDH, from the coding sequence ATGAAAGAATCTTTTTACATAGAGGGAATGACTTGCACGGCGTGTTCTAGTGGGATTGAACGCTCTTTAGGGCGTAAGAGTTTTGTAAAAAAAATAGAAGTGAACCTTTTAAATAAGAGCGCTAACATTGAATTTAACGAAAACGAAACCAATTTAGACGAGATTTTTAAACTCATTGAAAAACTGGGTTATAGCCCTAAAAAAACTCTAGCGGAAGAAAAAAAAGAATTTTTTAGCCCTAATGTTAAATTAGCGTTGGCGGTTATTTTCACGCTTTTTGTGGTGTATCTTTCTATGGGGGCAATGCTTAGTCCTAGCCTTTTACCTGAAAGCTTGCTTACGATTAATAATCATAGTAATTTTTTAAACGCATGCTTACAGCTTATAGGCACGCTCATTGTCATGCATTTGGGGAGGGATTTTTACATTCAAGGGTTTAAAGCCTTATGGCACAGACAACCCAACATGAGTAGCCTTATCGCCATAGGCACAAGCGCTACCTTAATTTCAAGCTTGTGGCAATTGTATTTCGTTTATACAAGCCAGCGGTCTTATGGGCATTATTATTTTGAAAGCGTGTGCGTGATTTTAATGTTTGTGATGGTGGGCAAACGCATTGAAAATGTTTCTAAAGACAAAGCTTTAGACGCTATGCAAGCCTTGATAAAAAACGCCCCAAAAACCGCCCTTAAAATGCAAAATAACCAACAGATTGAAGTTTTAGTGGATAGCATTGTGGTGGGGGATATTTTGAAAGTCCTCCCTGGAAGCGCGATTGCAGTGGATGGCGAAATCATAGAGGGCGAGGGGGAATTAGATGAGAGCATGTTAAGCGGCGAAGCGTTGCCGGTTTATAAAAAAGTCGGCGATAAAGTCTTTTCAGGGACATTCAATAGCCACACGAGTTTTTTAATGAAAGCCACACAAAATAACAAAAACAGCACCTTGTCTCAAATTGTAGAAATGATCCATAACGCTCAAAGCTCAAAGGCAGAGATTTCTCGCTTAGCGGATAAGGTTTCAAGCGTGTTTGTGCCAAGCGTGATCGCTATCGCTATTTTAGCGTTTGTGGTGTGGCTCATCATCGCGCCTAAGCCTGATTTTTGGTGGAATTTTGGAATCGCTTTAGAAGTGTTTGTATCGGTTTTAGTGATTTCTTGCCCTTGTGCTTTAGGATTGGCTACGCCTATGAGCATTTTAGTAGCGAACCAGAAAGCGAGTTCTTTAGGCTTATTTTTTAAAGACGCTAAAAGTTTAGAAAAAGCAAGGCTAGTCAATACGATCGTTTTTGATAAAACTGGCACGCTCACTAACGGCAAGCCTGTCGTTAAAAGCGTTCATTCTAACATAGAATTATTAGAGCTATTGAGTTTAGCGCTCAGTATTGAAAAGAGCAGCGAGCATGTCATCGCTAAAGGGATTGTAGAATACGCAAAAGAGCGTAACGCTCCCTTAAAAGAAATGAGCGGAGTTAAAGTGAAAACGGGTTTTGGCATTAGCGCTAAAACAGATTATCAAGGCGCTAAAGAAATCATCAAAGTGGGCAACAGCGAATTTTTTAACCCTATTAACACGCTAGAAATTCAAGAAAACGGGATTTTAGTGTTTGTGGGTAGAGTGATCAATGAAAAAGAAGACGAGCTTTTAGGGGCGTTTGTTTTAGAAGATTTGCCCAAAAAAGGCGTGAAAGAGCATATCGCTCAAATCAAAAATTTAGGCATTAACACTTTTCTTTTAAGTGGGGACAATAGGGAAAATGTCAAAAAATGCGTGCTTGAATTAGGGATTGATGGTTATATCAGCAACGCCAAACCACAAGACAAGCTCAACAAGATTAAAGAGCTTAAGGAAAAAGGGCAGATCGTGATGATGGTGGGCGATGGCTTGAATGACGCTCCCAGTCTTGCTATGAGCGATGTGGCGGTGGTGATGGCTAAAGGGAGCGATGTGAGCGTGCAAGCAGCGGATATTGTGAGCTTTAACAACGATATTAAATCGGTTTATAGCGCGATTAAATTAAGCCAGGCGACCATTAAAAATATCAAAGAAAATTTGTTTTGGGCTTTTTGTTATAATAGCGTGTTTATCCCTTTAGCTTGTGGGGTTCTTTATAAGGCTAATATCATGTTAAGCCCGGCGATTGCGGGTTTAGCGATGAGTTTAAGCTCTGTGAGTGTGGTCTTAAACTCCCAAAGGCTAAGGAATTTTAAAATTAAGGATCATTGA
- the copP gene encoding copper-binding metallochaperone CopP — MKATFQVPSITCNHCVDKIEKFVGEIEGVSFIDASVEKKSVVVEFDAPATQDLIKEALLDAGQEVV; from the coding sequence ATGAAAGCAACTTTTCAAGTGCCAAGCATTACTTGTAATCATTGCGTGGATAAAATTGAAAAATTTGTGGGCGAAATTGAAGGCGTGAGCTTTATTGATGCGAGCGTGGAAAAAAAGAGCGTGGTTGTAGAATTTGACGCTCCAGCGACACAGGATTTAATTAAAGAAGCTTTATTAGATGCCGGACAAGAGGTAGTGTGA
- the csd4 gene encoding DL-carboxypeptidase Csd4: MKKIWLLVWGLYSWVFLHAIETIEKAPTNVEDRDKAPHLLLLAGIQGDEPGGFNATNLFLMHYSVLKGLVEVVPVLNKPSMLRNHRGLYGDMNRKFAALDKNDPEYPTIQEIKSLIAKPNIDAVLHLHDGGGYYRPIYIDATLNPKRWGNCFIIDQDEVKGAKFPNLLAFANNTIESINAHLLHPIEEYHLKNTRTAQGDTEMQKALTFYAINQKKSAFANEASKELPLASRVFYHLQAIEGLLNQLNIPFKRDFELNPNSVHALINDKSLWAKISSLPKMPLFNLRPKLNHFPLPNNTKIPQIPIESNAYIVGLVKNKQEVFLKYGNKLMTRLSPFYIEFDHSLEEVKMQIDNKDQMVKIGSVVEVKESFYIHAMDNIRANVIGFSVSNESKPNEAGYTIRFKDFQKRFSLDKQERIYRIEFYKNNTFSGMILVKFV, from the coding sequence ATGAAAAAAATATGGCTTTTAGTGTGGGGTTTGTATTCTTGGGTGTTTTTGCATGCGATAGAAACGATAGAAAAAGCCCCTACAAATGTAGAAGATAGAGACAAAGCCCCCCATTTGTTGCTTTTAGCAGGGATTCAAGGCGATGAGCCTGGAGGGTTTAATGCAACTAATTTGTTTTTAATGCACTATAGCGTTTTAAAAGGCTTGGTGGAAGTGGTTCCGGTATTGAATAAGCCTTCCATGTTAAGAAATCATAGGGGCTTGTATGGGGATATGAACCGCAAATTTGCCGCTTTAGACAAGAATGACCCTGAATACCCCACTATCCAAGAAATCAAATCTTTGATTGCAAAACCCAATATAGACGCTGTCTTGCACTTGCATGATGGCGGTGGGTATTATCGCCCTATTTATATTGATGCGACGCTCAATCCTAAGCGCTGGGGGAATTGCTTTATTATTGATCAAGATGAGGTTAAAGGGGCGAAATTCCCTAATTTGCTTGCTTTTGCAAACAATACGATTGAGAGCATCAACGCCCATTTATTGCACCCCATTGAAGAGTATCATTTAAAAAACACGCGCACCGCGCAAGGCGATACAGAAATGCAAAAAGCCCTAACTTTTTATGCGATCAACCAAAAAAAGAGCGCTTTTGCCAATGAAGCCAGCAAAGAACTCCCTTTAGCATCAAGGGTGTTTTACCACTTGCAAGCCATTGAGGGCTTACTCAATCAGCTCAATATCCCTTTTAAGCGCGATTTTGAGCTTAACCCTAACAGCGTGCATGCCCTAATCAATGATAAAAGCTTGTGGGCAAAAATCAGCTCTCTGCCTAAAATGCCCCTTTTTAATTTACGCCCTAAACTCAATCATTTCCCTTTGCCTAATAACACTAAAATCCCACAAATCCCCATAGAGAGCAACGCTTACATTGTGGGGTTAGTCAAAAATAAACAAGAAGTGTTTTTAAAATACGGCAACAAGCTCATGACACGATTATCGCCCTTTTATATAGAGTTTGATCATTCTTTAGAAGAAGTGAAAATGCAAATTGACAATAAGGATCAAATGGTTAAAATAGGGAGCGTGGTTGAAGTGAAAGAGAGTTTTTATATCCATGCTATGGATAATATCCGTGCGAATGTGATTGGTTTTAGCGTTTCTAATGAAAGTAAGCCTAATGAAGCGGGCTATACGATTAGGTTTAAAGATTTTCAAAAACGCTTTTCACTAGACAAACAAGAAAGGATCTATCGCATAGAATTTTACAAAAACAACACGTTTAGCGGGATGATCCTAGTGAAATTTGTGTAG
- a CDS encoding flagellar FLiS export co-chaperone: MDILKTLQKHLGDVETSDFKTNAIEKSQQIAKFSRDMKNINESVGALQVLQIACKKLFNKSMGLEDKDALQASIIKQELREIVENCQFLASPLFDTQLNIAIHDEVFSMIVANPLNLLENVGGFQAYLEEKLNEIKELLGYLSESLSNPKAFMPSFSNQSLKDLLSDHLRA; the protein is encoded by the coding sequence ATGGATATTTTAAAAACTCTTCAAAAGCATTTGGGCGATGTTGAAACAAGCGATTTCAAAACCAATGCGATAGAAAAATCCCAACAAATCGCTAAATTCAGTAGGGACATGAAAAATATAAACGAGAGCGTTGGAGCGTTACAAGTCTTGCAAATCGCTTGCAAAAAGCTTTTCAATAAGAGCATGGGTTTAGAAGATAAAGACGCTTTGCAAGCTTCTATCATCAAACAAGAATTGCGAGAAATTGTAGAAAATTGCCAGTTTTTAGCCTCCCCTTTGTTTGACACCCAGCTCAACATTGCCATCCATGATGAAGTTTTTTCCATGATTGTGGCTAATCCTTTGAATTTATTGGAAAATGTTGGCGGGTTTCAAGCTTATTTGGAAGAAAAATTAAACGAAATTAAGGAATTATTAGGCTATTTGAGCGAAAGCCTTTCAAACCCTAAAGCCTTCATGCCAAGTTTTTCAAATCAAAGCCTTAAAGATTTGTTAAGCGATCATTTGAGGGCTTAA
- a CDS encoding HoxN/HupN/NixA family nickel/cobalt transporter — protein MKLWFPYFLAIVFLHALGLALLFMANNASFYAAASMAYMLGAKHAFDADHIACIDNTIRKLTQQGKNAYGVGFYFSMGHSSVVILMTIISAFAIAWAKEHTPMLEEIGGVVGTLVSGLFLLIIGLLNAIILLDLLKIFKKSHSNESLSQQQNEEIERLLTSRGLLNRFFKPLFNFVSKSWHIYPIGFLFGLGFDTASEIALLALSSSAIKVSVVGMLSLPILFAAGMSLFDTLDGAFMLKAYDWAFKTPLRKIYYNISITALSVFIALFIGLIELFQVVSEKLHLKFENRLLNTLQSLEFTDFGYYLVGLFVIAFLGSFFLWKIKFSKLES, from the coding sequence GTGAAATTGTGGTTTCCTTATTTTTTAGCGATTGTGTTCTTGCATGCATTGGGTTTAGCGTTGCTCTTTATGGCCAATAACGCTTCGTTTTATGCGGCGGCGTCTATGGCTTACATGCTAGGGGCAAAGCATGCGTTTGATGCGGATCACATCGCTTGCATAGACAACACCATTAGAAAGCTCACCCAACAAGGCAAAAACGCCTATGGTGTGGGGTTTTACTTTTCTATGGGGCATTCAAGCGTGGTGATTTTAATGACCATCATCAGCGCGTTTGCGATCGCTTGGGCTAAAGAACACACGCCGATGCTAGAAGAAATAGGGGGGGTAGTGGGGACTTTAGTTTCTGGGCTTTTTTTACTCATTATAGGGCTATTAAATGCGATTATTCTCTTGGATTTATTAAAAATATTCAAAAAATCGCACTCTAATGAAAGCCTGAGCCAGCAACAAAATGAAGAGATTGAACGGCTTTTAACGAGTAGGGGCTTACTTAATCGCTTTTTTAAACCCTTGTTTAATTTTGTCTCCAAGTCGTGGCATATTTATCCTATCGGTTTTCTTTTTGGGTTGGGTTTTGATACCGCTAGTGAAATCGCGCTTTTGGCCCTCTCTAGCAGCGCGATTAAAGTGAGTGTGGTGGGCATGCTCTCTTTACCCATTCTTTTTGCCGCTGGCATGAGTTTGTTTGACACTTTAGATGGGGCGTTCATGCTCAAGGCGTATGATTGGGCGTTCAAAACCCCTTTAAGAAAAATCTATTACAATATCTCTATCACGGCCTTAAGCGTGTTTATCGCGCTCTTTATCGGGTTGATTGAGCTTTTTCAAGTCGTTAGCGAGAAACTCCATTTAAAATTTGAAAACCGCCTTCTAAACACCTTACAAAGCCTAGAATTTACAGACTTTGGTTATTACTTGGTGGGCTTATTTGTAATAGCGTTTCTAGGCTCATTCTTTTTATGGAAAATCAAGTTTTCTAAACTAGAGAGCTGA
- a CDS encoding DUF3226 domain-containing protein gives MSKKTLIYTEGKSDKNFLSWCLNVWKNEDHFDRDHFDIIYVEGKNKLFSDEFCKRIENILNNKDQAYKQVCIIFDADKKESQERDAGFDNKLKYIREEFKEKGIDFPREQIFLFPNNQDDGDLETLLSEIANHKEFINCFESYLDCIKKKEHYKPIKNIRKSMWYAYLEALGLEDLYTKKNIFDNTGGKVKNEYEEDYEKLKKAIKFESKLLNPLKNFLELAKNTKPNKSKNKS, from the coding sequence ATGAGTAAAAAGACACTCATTTATACAGAAGGAAAAAGTGATAAAAATTTTCTAAGTTGGTGTCTTAATGTTTGGAAAAATGAAGATCATTTTGATCGAGATCATTTTGATATAATCTATGTAGAAGGTAAAAATAAATTATTCTCAGATGAATTTTGTAAAAGAATCGAGAATATTTTAAATAATAAAGATCAAGCATATAAACAAGTGTGCATTATTTTTGATGCAGACAAGAAAGAGAGTCAAGAAAGGGATGCGGGTTTTGATAATAAGCTTAAGTATATTCGTGAAGAATTCAAAGAAAAAGGGATTGATTTTCCAAGAGAACAAATCTTTTTATTCCCTAATAATCAAGATGATGGTGATTTAGAAACCCTATTATCAGAGATTGCTAACCACAAAGAGTTCATAAATTGTTTTGAAAGTTATTTAGATTGTATTAAAAAGAAAGAACATTACAAACCGATTAAAAACATTAGAAAAAGTATGTGGTATGCCTATTTAGAAGCGCTTGGATTAGAGGATCTATATACCAAAAAAAATATTTTTGATAATACAGGCGGTAAAGTAAAGAATGAATATGAAGAAGACTATGAAAAATTAAAAAAAGCCATCAAGTTTGAATCAAAACTTCTCAATCCCCTTAAAAATTTTTTAGAGCTTGCAAAGAATACAAAACCTAATAAATCAAAAAATAAATCCTAA
- a CDS encoding AAA family ATPase, producing the protein MIQSVRIKNFKNFKNTKIDGFTKLNIITGQNNAGKSNLLEALYYLVGKSMHPCTNVLEIYDNIRKEPLTSESKSLMFYGLDTEKKIQITTTLENNQTLDLQIKFIANEKQKVIESQIIPTVEHAQEFSRLNFTLKKNNREIYNDHLNITKIPNFPPIPNQSGYNRQFKNFEPSQLQELLPFESTAIITPSDVARKRDIMNPNAIHIMDPNIIQAMRKILDENQLEKELNERLNQFDKSIQAIRFSANNQLKLKVKGIREKIPLSMFGDGLIKYLYIVSTFIANNAKTIYIDEVENGLHFSRMGLLLKNIIDFINNNKEGNLQVFMTTHNQEFIEILDQVIREKDFAHQTKLFCLEQYNGSIVAEPYYGENLSLYFKNHANLFGGKERFKENNYE; encoded by the coding sequence ATGATTCAGTCTGTTCGCATCAAAAATTTTAAGAATTTTAAGAACACTAAAATTGATGGTTTTACCAAACTTAATATTATCACCGGCCAAAACAATGCGGGCAAATCCAATTTGTTAGAAGCGTTGTATTATTTGGTAGGTAAATCCATGCACCCATGCACTAATGTATTAGAAATTTATGACAATATACGCAAAGAGCCCTTAACATCAGAATCAAAAAGCTTAATGTTTTATGGTTTAGACACCGAGAAAAAAATACAAATCACCACAACTTTAGAGAACAATCAAACCTTAGACTTACAAATAAAATTCATAGCCAATGAAAAACAAAAGGTAATAGAGTCGCAAATAATACCCACAGTAGAGCATGCTCAAGAATTCTCTCGGCTTAATTTCACTCTTAAGAAAAACAATAGAGAAATCTATAACGATCACTTGAATATTACTAAAATTCCTAATTTTCCACCAATTCCTAATCAGTCAGGCTACAACAGGCAATTTAAGAATTTTGAACCTAGTCAATTGCAAGAACTTCTACCCTTTGAAAGCACTGCTATCATAACGCCTAGCGATGTTGCTCGCAAGCGAGATATTATGAACCCTAATGCTATCCATATTATGGATCCTAATATCATTCAAGCAATGCGTAAGATTCTTGATGAAAACCAATTAGAAAAAGAATTAAATGAAAGGCTTAATCAATTTGATAAAAGTATTCAAGCCATCAGGTTTAGTGCCAACAACCAACTCAAATTAAAAGTGAAAGGTATAAGAGAAAAAATCCCATTATCTATGTTTGGTGATGGTTTGATTAAGTATTTGTATATTGTAAGTACTTTTATTGCCAATAACGCAAAAACGATTTATATTGATGAAGTGGAAAATGGCTTGCATTTTTCTCGCATGGGGTTATTGTTAAAAAATATTATTGATTTTATCAATAATAATAAAGAAGGTAATTTGCAAGTGTTTATGACTACCCACAACCAAGAATTTATAGAAATTTTAGATCAAGTTATCAGAGAAAAGGATTTTGCGCATCAAACTAAGTTGTTTTGCTTAGAACAATACAATGGTTCAATCGTTGCAGAGCCTTATTATGGAGAAAATTTATCTCTTTATTTCAAGAATCATGCCAATCTTTTTGGAGGTAAAGAAAGGTTTAAGGAAAATAATTATGAGTAA